The Actinomycetota bacterium DNA window GAGCCGGGCTCATGGCGGTCGGCATGAGCTTGCTCCTATCGGAGGGAACCCCTCGACCCGCTCTCGCCGCGGCGCCGTCGCGGGTGGCGCGGCCCGCGGTGGCAACACGGTGAAGCACCTGGCGCTCGGTGCCTTCCTGCTGCTGCTGTTCGCGGCGCCGGCCGTCGCGGCCCCCGAAGACACCGCCAACGACGTGTCGATGGAGGTCATGTCGCCGTACTGCCCCGGCGTCACGCTCCACGACTGCCCGTCCACCGAAGCCGACGCGCTGCGCGAGCGGATCCGCGGGTGGGCCGAAGCGGGCTGGAGCAAATCCCGGATCATGGCGGAGCTGGAGGCGGAGTTCGGTCCCTCGATCCGCGCTACCCCCGGGCGCGCAAAAGGCGGAATGGTGGCGTGGGCGGTGCCCGCTGCAGTCGTCTTGCTCGGCGCCATCGTGGCCGCCGCGCTGGCGCGGGCGTGGACCACGAGGCGCTCGACCGAACCGGCCG harbors:
- a CDS encoding cytochrome c-type biogenesis protein CcmH translates to MKHLALGAFLLLLFAAPAVAAPEDTANDVSMEVMSPYCPGVTLHDCPSTEADALRERIRGWAEAGWSKSRIMAELEAEFGPSIRATPGRAKGGMVAWAVPAAVVLLGAIVAAALARAWTTRRSTEPADAGEGAAGIAVNAEDRRRLEAELGMLRSRG